One Flavobacterium sp. 90 DNA segment encodes these proteins:
- a CDS encoding MoxR family ATPase, which translates to MSDVTAIHNLVQKRNELKAEIAKIIVGQDEVVDQILLCIFSGGHALLIGVPGLAKTLMINTLAQALGLDFKRIQFTPDLMPSDILGSEILDENRHFKFIKGPIFSNIILADEINRTPPKTQAALLEAMQERSVTIAGQNYKLDLPYFVLATQNPIEQEGTYPLPEAQLDRFMFAIKLEYPSFEEEVLVVKRTTSDVKTTINPLFTAQEIIDFQHLIRRIPVADNVIEYAVTLVSKTRPDNKLSNDFVKNYLDWGAGPRASQNLILAAKAHAAFNGKFSPDIEDVKAVATGILRHRIIKNYKADAEGITEEIIIQKLM; encoded by the coding sequence ATGTCTGACGTAACAGCAATTCACAATCTGGTTCAAAAACGAAACGAATTAAAAGCCGAAATAGCAAAAATAATTGTAGGGCAAGATGAAGTTGTAGATCAAATTTTACTTTGTATATTTTCTGGAGGACACGCACTTTTAATTGGTGTTCCAGGATTAGCAAAAACTTTAATGATTAATACTTTGGCGCAAGCTTTAGGTTTGGATTTTAAAAGAATTCAGTTTACACCTGATTTAATGCCTTCGGATATTTTGGGAAGTGAGATTCTGGACGAAAACAGACACTTTAAATTTATTAAAGGACCAATTTTCTCGAATATCATTCTTGCTGACGAGATAAACAGAACACCGCCAAAAACACAAGCAGCTTTGCTTGAAGCTATGCAGGAACGTTCAGTTACAATTGCAGGTCAGAATTATAAATTAGATTTGCCTTATTTTGTATTAGCAACTCAAAATCCAATTGAGCAAGAAGGAACTTATCCTTTGCCGGAAGCACAATTAGACCGTTTTATGTTTGCAATCAAATTAGAATATCCAAGTTTTGAAGAAGAAGTATTAGTTGTAAAACGTACGACTTCTGATGTTAAAACGACTATTAATCCGTTGTTTACTGCTCAGGAAATTATCGATTTTCAGCATTTGATTCGTAGAATTCCTGTTGCTGATAATGTTATTGAATACGCAGTAACTTTGGTAAGTAAAACGCGTCCGGATAATAAGTTGTCGAATGATTTTGTAAAGAATTATTTAGATTGGGGAGCGGGACCAAGAGCGTCTCAAAATTTAATTTTGGCAGCAAAAGCGCATGCCGCTTTCAATGGTAAATTCTCACCGGATATTGAAGATGTAAAAGCTGTTGCGACTGGAATTTTACGCCACAGAATTATTAAGAACTACAAAGCAGATGCCGAAGGAATTACAGAAGAAATTATTATTCAAAAGCTAATGTAA
- the xrtN gene encoding exosortase N, protein MTDFLIQYKKAILLFILISLLGINYTIVLNGFDSNLFGIVFSILLFVIGGRKTSFNMNYPLLGLIFLLEFVSYRLHTKSLHFLALSISVCFVYYCFTQKFSFIAFICIMLFSSLFNTFFDYLTVEIKQTLCYGVYLTLKDIIPITKIEGVNFYIDNAKITIDTACMGLSMFKTGLLAGAFLLTLEERKQEKYFNIKQILIFCILLILLNIVSNYFRIITLILFNCTEENALHHTIGLLCFVFYQIVPMLFLVRLFKPKKEAITNDKTKNTTLFPIITAMLILFATSLEFKQEQDYKLLDNINSDYNINKGIWVNTEVFKIVTPEKLIYIKTPAHNPLICWTGNGYKVIESKVIKKNNEEICFVRMEKNNIQYFSYWWYECGKTKYTSLIEVLLVKLFYNKSIRLVNETSKTPL, encoded by the coding sequence ATGACTGATTTTTTAATTCAATATAAAAAAGCAATCCTCCTCTTTATTTTAATTTCCCTCTTGGGGATCAACTATACTATTGTATTAAATGGTTTTGATAGTAATCTTTTTGGGATTGTTTTTTCTATATTATTATTTGTCATCGGGGGTAGAAAAACTTCATTCAATATGAACTACCCTCTTTTGGGATTAATTTTTCTATTAGAATTCGTCAGTTATCGTTTGCATACTAAATCTTTACATTTTTTAGCATTATCAATATCAGTCTGTTTTGTCTATTATTGTTTTACACAAAAATTTTCGTTCATTGCTTTTATCTGCATTATGTTATTTTCGTCGCTCTTCAATACTTTTTTTGATTATTTAACGGTCGAAATCAAGCAAACACTTTGTTACGGTGTATACCTAACTTTAAAAGACATCATTCCGATTACCAAAATAGAAGGCGTCAATTTTTACATCGATAATGCAAAAATTACAATAGATACCGCTTGCATGGGATTATCGATGTTTAAAACCGGTTTACTCGCAGGAGCTTTTTTACTGACTCTGGAAGAACGAAAACAAGAGAAATATTTTAATATTAAACAAATTCTCATTTTCTGCATTCTATTGATTTTATTAAATATTGTTTCAAATTATTTCAGAATCATAACGCTTATTTTGTTTAATTGTACCGAAGAAAATGCACTTCATCACACCATTGGTTTGCTTTGTTTTGTGTTTTATCAAATTGTTCCAATGTTATTTTTAGTTCGCCTTTTCAAACCAAAAAAAGAAGCAATCACAAATGACAAAACCAAGAACACTACTTTATTTCCCATTATAACAGCAATGTTAATTCTATTTGCAACCAGTTTAGAATTCAAACAAGAACAAGATTACAAATTACTGGATAATATAAATTCTGACTATAATATTAATAAAGGTATTTGGGTAAACACAGAAGTTTTTAAGATTGTAACTCCTGAAAAACTCATTTACATTAAAACACCAGCACACAATCCCTTGATTTGCTGGACAGGAAATGGTTATAAAGTAATAGAATCAAAAGTGATAAAGAAAAATAATGAAGAAATATGTTTTGTTCGAATGGAGAAAAATAACATTCAATACTTTTCTTATTGGTGGTATGAATGTGGCAAAACAAAATATACTTCGCTAATTGAGGTATTACTTGTCAAACTCTTTTACAATAAATCAATCCGACTTGTAAACGAAACCAGCAAAACTCCTTTATAG
- a CDS encoding alpha-amylase has protein sequence MKKPNAKIYLIAAFTAFFCSCSQNETNEGDSKAESQKFEIINVTHHDGKPFSTGLSKSSSTGKYVDNPGGGVMMQAFYWDVPAGGNWWNTVSGKVAAWGNAGIGSIWLPPASKAQNGAFSMGYDPTDYFDFGDYNQNGSTETRFGSKTELVNLITNAHTENLKVYADIVINHNSGGQSEANPFTGTNTWTNFTGVASGKFPRNYNDFYKNSYGNNDEGAFGGFPDLCHAAPNVQNWLWLRTDGVGKYYKNTMKFDGWRFDYVKGFAPWVVHDWNANVGGFSVGEYWDANVNTLEWWANNANSSVFDFACYYKMNDAFDGNNLALLNDDMMWKRNPYKAVTFVTNHDTDEISNKLLAYSYILTHEGYPTIFYRDYEEWLDKNKLNNLIWIHNNKATGTTSILYSDNDEYVARRNGYNGNPGLVVYINNSDSWQERWIQTNWANTQIKDFTGNSTWYPTTQADKWVKIQCPPKGYSVWSINQ, from the coding sequence ATGAAAAAACCTAATGCAAAGATTTATTTAATTGCAGCTTTTACAGCATTTTTCTGTTCTTGCTCGCAAAATGAAACAAACGAAGGCGATTCAAAAGCTGAAAGCCAGAAATTTGAAATCATTAATGTAACTCATCATGATGGAAAACCTTTTAGTACAGGACTTTCTAAATCATCATCCACAGGGAAATATGTAGACAATCCTGGCGGAGGAGTCATGATGCAAGCCTTTTATTGGGATGTTCCCGCTGGTGGAAACTGGTGGAATACCGTAAGCGGAAAAGTAGCCGCTTGGGGTAACGCAGGAATTGGCTCAATATGGTTACCTCCTGCTTCAAAAGCACAAAATGGTGCTTTCTCTATGGGATATGACCCTACAGATTATTTTGACTTTGGAGATTACAACCAAAATGGCTCTACAGAAACAAGATTCGGATCTAAAACGGAGCTTGTAAACTTAATCACAAATGCTCATACTGAAAACCTTAAAGTATATGCAGATATCGTAATTAATCACAATAGCGGTGGTCAATCTGAAGCAAATCCGTTTACAGGAACAAATACGTGGACTAATTTTACCGGAGTTGCTTCTGGAAAATTCCCACGTAATTATAATGACTTTTACAAAAACAGTTATGGTAATAATGACGAAGGAGCTTTTGGTGGTTTTCCTGATTTATGTCATGCGGCTCCAAATGTTCAAAACTGGTTGTGGCTTAGAACTGACGGGGTTGGTAAATATTACAAAAACACTATGAAATTTGACGGTTGGAGATTTGATTATGTAAAAGGATTTGCTCCTTGGGTTGTACATGATTGGAATGCAAATGTAGGCGGATTTTCAGTTGGAGAATATTGGGATGCAAATGTAAATACATTAGAATGGTGGGCAAACAATGCTAACAGTTCAGTATTTGACTTTGCTTGTTACTACAAAATGAATGACGCTTTTGACGGAAATAATCTTGCGTTATTAAACGACGACATGATGTGGAAAAGAAATCCATACAAAGCTGTTACGTTTGTAACAAATCACGATACAGATGAAATTTCGAATAAATTATTAGCGTATTCTTATATATTAACACATGAAGGATATCCAACAATTTTCTATAGAGATTATGAAGAATGGTTGGACAAAAACAAATTAAACAACCTAATCTGGATTCACAATAATAAAGCGACCGGAACAACTTCAATTTTATATTCGGATAATGATGAGTATGTCGCAAGAAGAAATGGTTACAACGGAAATCCTGGATTAGTTGTATATATCAACAATTCAGATTCATGGCAAGAAAGATGGATTCAAACCAATTGGGCGAATACACAAATTAAAGATTTTACAGGAAACTCAACTTGGTATCCAACAACTCAGGCCGATAAATGGGTAAAAATACAATGTCCTCCAAAAGGATATTCAGTTTGGTCTATTAATCAGTAA
- a CDS encoding XrtN system VIT domain-containing protein, whose amino-acid sequence MKYKLENANDYFNQIGVGLSLFTSLFSGLFLLILLLNENTKFYGAGALGTLTLIMEFVYGVTVTFLILRNREKYLHLTPFLILNWFIGCFCLNTFVPIFEDLPFWVYLTTLVFFISNFFIYQKSQENSFTFSLFFINGLSYTIILYFTFYLLPLTPFACIGILLLGIGFYALVPLLVSVIHIITIARYLQENRKQFISFSAGFGFVLIILFSFVVMLDRESRLINVRRPMNSFTSNEDLPNYIKISQSLEPNFFNEILLKKDIVYTGPDKFFDYDLGSFGMKQFNERKVHNPFITIAYIFCEDLDLSQDDRINILKSNFDKRLETEEQLWSGEDLITKDIKEDVKLYPDSRLAYTEITMNIACNKDTWSDQEAIYSFQLPEGSVATSLSLWVNGIERKGVLTTKEKAKAAYNQIVGVESRDPSLMQWKEGNKVVVRVFPVSYKTPRTFKCGFTTPLKMEDNKLKYESLSIKGPNISNASTISRIQMTGKSDVETSKNFKMQNNFYINESKGLDDWQAIIPLSKISKLNSFAWKDKIYEVKESKKVNVPFNASEVILDLNSNWTTQEIESFVSLKGKEFYVYDNKEKKAITKENFETIFFNFKYLHYSLLPLFEIKKNSLIITKSGNFSANFEELNESEYLKKIRSKTKSQNLKVINISGNINPFWQTVKEQKYVDFYQTSLRNSLKMLQGNYFIKYKTANNVVNIEPSNISIQEKPKDSISKSNGPNHIYRMYAFGKVLEEQVKIQNDSLVQNQYVDLAKDANIVTPISSLIVLETDKDYKNNGIEKNVNTLGNASINNDGAVPEPHEWLLIILGSTILFMYYRKTKKQTV is encoded by the coding sequence ATGAAATACAAATTAGAAAATGCGAATGATTATTTTAATCAAATTGGAGTTGGATTAAGTTTATTCACCAGTTTATTCAGTGGTCTTTTTTTATTGATTTTATTATTAAATGAAAACACTAAATTTTACGGTGCCGGAGCATTGGGTACTCTTACATTGATAATGGAGTTTGTTTACGGAGTTACCGTTACATTCCTTATTCTTAGAAATAGAGAAAAATACCTTCATTTAACTCCTTTTCTTATACTAAACTGGTTTATTGGATGTTTCTGTTTAAACACTTTCGTACCTATATTTGAAGATCTTCCGTTCTGGGTTTACCTCACTACTTTGGTCTTTTTTATTAGCAATTTTTTCATTTACCAAAAATCACAAGAAAATAGTTTTACTTTTTCTCTCTTTTTTATAAATGGATTATCTTATACTATAATATTGTATTTCACATTCTATCTATTACCTCTCACTCCTTTTGCCTGCATTGGAATCCTATTATTAGGAATTGGTTTTTATGCATTAGTCCCTTTACTTGTTTCCGTTATTCATATCATAACTATAGCTCGTTATTTGCAGGAAAACAGAAAGCAATTTATTTCGTTCAGTGCAGGTTTTGGATTTGTATTAATTATCTTGTTTTCTTTTGTTGTAATGCTTGACAGAGAAAGTAGACTCATCAATGTTAGACGTCCCATGAATTCTTTTACTTCTAATGAAGATTTACCGAATTATATTAAAATATCACAAAGTCTTGAACCAAACTTTTTTAATGAAATTTTACTAAAAAAAGACATTGTTTATACTGGTCCTGACAAGTTCTTTGATTATGATCTTGGTTCTTTTGGAATGAAACAATTTAACGAAAGAAAAGTCCACAATCCTTTTATTACAATAGCTTACATTTTCTGTGAAGATCTTGATCTGAGTCAAGACGACCGAATTAATATTCTTAAATCTAATTTTGACAAACGATTAGAAACAGAAGAGCAATTGTGGAGTGGTGAAGATTTGATTACCAAAGACATCAAAGAAGATGTAAAATTATATCCAGACAGCAGGCTTGCTTATACAGAAATTACCATGAATATTGCCTGTAATAAAGATACATGGAGTGATCAGGAAGCTATTTATTCTTTCCAACTTCCTGAAGGTTCTGTTGCAACTTCACTTTCATTATGGGTAAACGGCATTGAACGCAAAGGAGTTTTAACAACTAAAGAGAAAGCTAAAGCAGCTTACAATCAAATTGTTGGTGTAGAAAGCCGCGATCCATCATTAATGCAATGGAAAGAAGGAAACAAAGTTGTCGTGAGGGTTTTTCCTGTAAGTTATAAAACCCCAAGAACTTTTAAATGCGGTTTTACCACTCCTCTAAAAATGGAAGATAATAAATTGAAATACGAAAGCCTTTCTATTAAAGGTCCAAATATTTCAAATGCTTCTACAATTTCCAGAATCCAGATGACAGGAAAAAGTGATGTAGAGACAAGTAAGAATTTTAAAATGCAAAATAATTTCTATATCAATGAATCAAAAGGTCTTGATGATTGGCAGGCAATAATACCGTTGAGCAAAATATCGAAGCTAAATTCTTTTGCCTGGAAGGATAAAATATACGAAGTAAAAGAGAGTAAAAAAGTGAACGTTCCTTTTAATGCATCAGAAGTCATTTTAGATTTAAACAGCAACTGGACAACTCAGGAAATTGAATCATTTGTAAGCTTAAAAGGAAAAGAATTTTATGTGTATGACAACAAAGAGAAAAAAGCAATAACCAAAGAAAATTTTGAAACTATTTTTTTTAATTTCAAATACTTACACTACTCTTTATTACCTCTGTTTGAAATCAAAAAAAATAGCTTGATTATCACCAAATCTGGAAATTTTTCTGCAAATTTTGAAGAACTTAATGAATCTGAATATTTAAAAAAGATTAGAAGCAAGACTAAATCTCAAAACTTGAAAGTTATTAATATTTCCGGGAACATTAATCCGTTTTGGCAGACTGTAAAAGAGCAAAAATATGTAGACTTTTATCAGACAAGCTTGAGAAATAGTTTAAAAATGCTGCAGGGAAATTATTTCATCAAATATAAAACTGCCAATAATGTAGTTAATATTGAGCCTTCAAACATTTCGATTCAGGAAAAACCAAAAGACAGTATTTCTAAAAGTAATGGTCCAAATCATATTTACAGAATGTATGCTTTTGGAAAAGTTTTAGAAGAACAAGTTAAAATTCAAAATGATTCTTTGGTTCAAAACCAATATGTAGATTTAGCCAAAGATGCCAATATCGTAACGCCAATATCTTCTTTGATTGTTCTTGAAACTGACAAAGATTACAAAAATAACGGAATTGAGAAAAACGTCAACACTTTAGGAAACGCTTCTATCAATAACGATGGTGCTGTTCCCGAACCACACGAATGGTTATTGATTATTCTTGGATCAACAATACTTTTTATGTATTACAGAAAAACAAAAAAGCAAACTGTATAA
- a CDS encoding bifunctional aconitate hydratase 2/2-methylisocitrate dehydratase — translation MNIYQDYIQEIEERKGQGLNPKPIDGAELLSEIIEQIKDLNNEYRADSLNFFIYNVVPGTTSAAGTKAKFLKEIILGEAVVKEITSAFAFDLLSHMKGGPSIEVLLDLALGNDAAIASEAAKVLKTQVYLYEADTDRLKEAFKNGNAAAIEIIKSYAQAEFFTTLPEVVEEIKVVTYIAGEGDISTDLLSPGNQAHSRSDRELHGKCMITPQAQEEIKALQAKHPDASVMLIAEKGTMGVGSSRMSGVNNVALWTGKQASPYVPFINIAPIVAGTNGISPIFLTTVDVTGGIGLDLKNWVKKLDADGNVIRNENNEPILEEAYSVATGTVLTINTKTKKLYNGDQELIDISKAFTPQKMEFIKAGGSYAIVFGKKLQTLAAKILDIEAPLVFAPSKEISIEGQGLTAVEKIFNRNAVGIIPGKVLHAGSDVRVEVNIVGSQDTTGLMTAQELESMAATVISPIVDGAYQSGCHTASVWDKKAQANIPKLMKFMNDFGLITARDPKGVYHSMTDVIHKVLNDITIDEWAIIIGGDSHTRMSKGVAFGADSGTVALALATGEASMPIPESVKVTFKGEMKDYMDFRDVVHSTQAQMLKKFGGENVFQGRIIEVHLGTLTADQAFTFTDWTAEMKAKASICISEDDTLIESLEIAKSRIQIMIGKGMDNEKQVLQGLINKADKRITEIKSAEKPALTPDANAKYYAEVVVDLDQIIEPMIADPDVNNVDVSKRYTHDTIRPLSFYGGEKKVDLGFIGSCMVHKGDMKILAQMLKNIEDLHGKVEFKAPLVVAPPTYNIVDELKAEGDWEVLQKYSGFEFNDNAPKGAARTEYENMLYLERPGCNLCMGNQEKAAKGDTVMATSTRLFQGRVVEDTEGKKGESLLSSTPVVVLSTILGRTPTLEEYTAAVDGISLTRFAPSHKLLVM, via the coding sequence ATGAATATTTATCAGGATTACATCCAAGAAATTGAAGAACGAAAAGGTCAAGGGCTTAACCCGAAACCAATTGATGGAGCTGAATTATTAAGCGAAATCATTGAACAAATTAAAGATTTGAATAACGAGTATAGAGCAGATTCTCTTAACTTTTTTATTTATAATGTTGTACCGGGAACTACGAGCGCTGCGGGTACAAAAGCTAAGTTTTTGAAAGAAATTATTCTTGGCGAAGCTGTAGTAAAAGAAATTACTTCTGCTTTTGCTTTTGATTTGTTATCACACATGAAAGGTGGACCTTCTATTGAAGTTTTACTGGATTTAGCACTTGGTAATGATGCTGCAATTGCAAGTGAAGCTGCAAAAGTTCTTAAGACACAAGTTTACCTTTATGAGGCAGATACAGATCGTCTAAAAGAGGCATTCAAAAATGGTAATGCAGCTGCAATAGAGATTATTAAAAGTTATGCTCAGGCGGAGTTTTTTACAACTTTGCCAGAAGTAGTTGAAGAAATTAAAGTTGTTACATATATCGCTGGTGAAGGAGACATTTCTACAGATTTGCTTTCTCCGGGTAATCAGGCGCACTCTCGTTCTGACCGTGAACTTCATGGTAAATGTATGATTACGCCTCAGGCACAAGAAGAAATTAAAGCATTACAAGCAAAACATCCTGATGCAAGCGTTATGTTGATTGCTGAAAAAGGTACAATGGGTGTAGGTTCATCTAGAATGTCAGGAGTAAATAACGTGGCACTTTGGACTGGTAAACAAGCAAGTCCATATGTTCCGTTTATTAATATTGCTCCAATTGTTGCAGGAACAAACGGAATTTCTCCAATTTTCCTAACAACTGTTGACGTAACCGGAGGTATTGGTTTAGACCTTAAAAACTGGGTTAAAAAACTTGATGCAGATGGAAATGTTATTCGTAATGAGAATAATGAGCCAATCTTAGAAGAAGCTTACTCAGTTGCTACTGGTACTGTATTAACTATCAATACAAAAACTAAGAAACTTTATAACGGAGATCAAGAATTAATTGACATTTCTAAGGCATTCACGCCTCAAAAAATGGAATTTATTAAAGCTGGAGGATCATATGCAATTGTATTTGGTAAAAAACTTCAGACATTGGCAGCTAAAATTTTAGACATTGAAGCTCCTCTTGTATTTGCTCCGTCAAAAGAGATTTCTATTGAAGGACAAGGTCTTACAGCTGTAGAAAAAATCTTTAACAGAAACGCTGTTGGAATCATTCCGGGTAAAGTATTACACGCAGGTTCAGATGTTCGTGTAGAAGTAAATATCGTAGGTTCTCAAGATACGACTGGTCTTATGACTGCTCAGGAATTAGAATCTATGGCTGCTACAGTAATTTCACCAATCGTTGACGGTGCTTACCAATCTGGATGTCACACAGCTTCTGTATGGGATAAAAAAGCTCAGGCTAATATTCCAAAGTTGATGAAATTCATGAACGATTTCGGTTTAATTACGGCTCGTGATCCTAAAGGAGTTTATCATTCAATGACAGATGTAATTCACAAAGTTCTTAACGATATTACTATTGATGAGTGGGCTATCATTATTGGTGGTGACTCTCATACAAGAATGTCAAAAGGTGTTGCTTTTGGTGCTGACTCAGGAACAGTTGCTCTTGCACTTGCTACTGGTGAGGCTTCTATGCCAATTCCGGAATCTGTAAAAGTTACTTTCAAAGGAGAAATGAAAGATTACATGGACTTCCGTGATGTAGTTCACTCAACACAAGCTCAAATGCTTAAGAAGTTTGGTGGAGAGAATGTATTCCAAGGTAGAATTATTGAGGTTCATTTAGGAACTCTTACTGCTGATCAGGCATTTACATTTACAGACTGGACTGCAGAGATGAAAGCAAAAGCTTCTATCTGTATTTCTGAGGATGATACTTTAATTGAATCTCTTGAGATTGCAAAAAGCAGAATCCAGATCATGATCGGCAAAGGAATGGACAATGAAAAACAAGTTCTTCAAGGATTAATCAATAAAGCAGATAAGAGAATTACAGAGATTAAATCAGCTGAAAAACCAGCTCTTACTCCAGATGCAAATGCGAAGTATTATGCTGAAGTTGTTGTAGATCTTGATCAAATTATCGAGCCTATGATTGCGGATCCAGACGTAAACAATGTGGATGTTTCTAAAAGATATACGCACGATACAATCAGACCTCTTTCTTTCTACGGAGGAGAGAAAAAAGTAGATCTTGGATTTATTGGTTCTTGTATGGTTCACAAAGGAGATATGAAGATTTTAGCTCAAATGCTTAAAAACATCGAAGATCTTCATGGTAAAGTTGAGTTCAAAGCGCCACTTGTAGTAGCGCCACCTACATATAATATTGTAGATGAACTTAAAGCTGAAGGTGATTGGGAAGTTTTACAAAAATATTCAGGTTTCGAATTTAACGATAATGCGCCAAAAGGAGCAGCACGTACAGAATACGAAAACATGTTGTACTTAGAGCGTCCGGGTTGTAACCTTTGTATGGGTAACCAGGAAAAAGCAGCAAAAGGAGATACTGTAATGGCAACTTCAACGCGTCTTTTCCAAGGAAGGGTTGTAGAAGATACCGAAGGTAAAAAAGGAGAGTCATTACTTTCTTCTACGCCGGTAGTAGTTTTATCTACAATTTTAGGTAGAACTCCAACATTAGAAGAGTATACAGCTGCAGTTGATGGTATTAGCTTGACTAGATTTGCACCTTCTCACAAACTGTTGGTGATGTAA
- a CDS encoding peptidylprolyl isomerase — MLLKKLQLKTIDYKLVLTMCFLLFFTSIISAQEIIKDTVVKKPVQVAPGQKLKVDGIIANVGDYIVLDSDIDKGYLEITAQGGSIKDITRCQMLGKLLEDKLYAHQAIQDSIIVSDAEVRGMMDDRLNYMVQQVGDINKVVAYYKKNSVEEFKTYFADILKEQKLAQEMTKKIVDAVEITPEEVRNFFKKIPKEELPTFGAEMEVAQIVVEPKVSKEDKQKVIDRLNAIRKDVLEGSSFATKAVLYSQDPGSAPNGGYYKMTRKTPFVKEFKDVAFSLGEGEVSEPFETTFGYHIIMVEKIKGQEVELRHILIAPTVSEDALKDAKERITNIRNKIVSKEISFADAARTESDEKETRANGGTLVNPNTQDTRFELTKMDPTLYSQVSNLKDDEVSQPLLNVDDKGKKTYKLITVTNRIDEHVADYAKDYTKIKELALKEKQITTISKWFDTKIKDTYIKIIGEYRDCKFVYNWLKK; from the coding sequence ATGTTATTAAAAAAATTACAGCTAAAAACAATTGATTACAAGCTAGTATTGACAATGTGTTTTTTACTTTTTTTCACCTCAATTATTTCGGCTCAGGAAATTATAAAAGATACTGTAGTTAAGAAACCAGTTCAAGTTGCCCCTGGCCAAAAGCTGAAAGTTGATGGTATTATTGCTAATGTTGGAGATTATATTGTTTTAGATTCTGATATTGATAAAGGATATTTGGAGATTACAGCACAAGGAGGTTCTATAAAAGATATTACAAGATGCCAAATGCTTGGAAAACTTTTAGAAGATAAATTATATGCACATCAGGCGATTCAGGATAGTATCATTGTTAGTGATGCAGAAGTTAGAGGAATGATGGACGATCGATTGAACTATATGGTTCAACAAGTTGGAGACATCAATAAAGTTGTAGCGTATTATAAGAAAAATTCTGTAGAGGAATTTAAAACTTATTTTGCTGACATCTTAAAAGAGCAAAAATTAGCTCAGGAAATGACTAAGAAAATCGTAGATGCTGTAGAAATAACACCAGAAGAGGTTCGTAATTTCTTTAAAAAAATACCAAAAGAAGAATTACCAACTTTTGGAGCAGAAATGGAAGTAGCACAAATTGTGGTTGAACCTAAAGTTTCTAAAGAAGACAAACAAAAAGTAATCGATAGATTAAATGCAATTCGTAAAGATGTTCTTGAAGGATCAAGTTTTGCTACAAAAGCGGTTTTATATTCTCAGGATCCTGGATCAGCACCAAACGGAGGATATTATAAAATGACAAGAAAAACTCCTTTTGTAAAAGAATTTAAAGATGTTGCTTTTAGTTTAGGAGAAGGAGAAGTTTCGGAACCTTTTGAAACTACTTTTGGATATCATATTATTATGGTAGAAAAAATTAAAGGACAAGAAGTTGAATTACGTCATATTTTAATTGCTCCAACGGTTTCTGAAGACGCTTTGAAAGATGCTAAAGAAAGAATTACTAATATTAGAAATAAGATTGTAAGCAAAGAGATTTCTTTTGCAGATGCTGCAAGAACAGAATCTGATGAAAAAGAAACAAGAGCAAACGGAGGAACTTTGGTAAATCCAAATACACAGGATACGCGTTTTGAGTTGACTAAAATGGATCCTACATTATACAGTCAGGTTTCTAATTTGAAAGATGACGAAGTTTCTCAACCGCTTTTAAATGTTGATGATAAAGGTAAAAAAACATATAAGTTAATTACCGTTACAAATAGAATCGATGAGCACGTTGCTGATTATGCTAAGGATTATACAAAAATTAAAGAATTAGCATTAAAAGAAAAACAAATCACAACAATTTCTAAATGGTTTGATACTAAAATTAAAGATACTTATATCAAAATTATTGGAGAGTACAGAGATTGTAAGTTTGTATACAATTGGTTGAAAAAATAA